One Flavobacterium sp. 90 DNA segment encodes these proteins:
- a CDS encoding sugar kinase: MNTTPQTRIATFGELLLRINVADGNRFTQANEIKIHVGGAEANVCVLLSQLGIQTDYITRLPENDLAQLAVNELQKYKVNTSKSVYGGERLGLYFVEAGNQIRQSQVIYDRSNSSFATIEKDQINWDLALADVTHFHWSGISPGVSLEAGLACKEAILAAHKKGLPISSDFNYRSKLWQYGKHPSEIMPDLLQYSTITVADLDAIEIYFGIKTDKNESDENRFQKTFELLKVKMPFLKTLAMSFRKSDGPAHLYKGLLIHDDNFYQTQEHKIHVVTDQIGSGDAFNAGLLYGLSNKFSGQESIEWATACGVIKQSIHGDFAITNENEISHFIKNGSSNRINR, translated from the coding sequence ATGAATACAACACCACAAACTAGAATTGCAACTTTTGGAGAATTATTACTTCGGATAAATGTTGCTGATGGAAACCGATTTACGCAAGCCAATGAAATAAAAATTCATGTTGGTGGTGCCGAAGCAAATGTTTGTGTTTTACTTTCTCAACTCGGGATTCAAACCGATTATATTACACGTTTACCCGAAAATGATTTGGCGCAACTTGCGGTAAACGAACTTCAGAAATACAAAGTAAATACTTCAAAAAGTGTTTATGGAGGAGAACGTTTGGGACTATATTTTGTTGAAGCCGGAAATCAAATCAGGCAATCACAAGTTATTTATGACCGAAGCAATTCTTCTTTTGCAACTATCGAAAAAGATCAAATAAATTGGGATTTGGCTTTAGCCGATGTTACACATTTTCATTGGTCAGGAATTAGTCCGGGAGTTTCTCTTGAAGCAGGTTTAGCTTGTAAAGAAGCGATTTTGGCAGCACACAAAAAAGGCTTGCCAATTTCGTCTGATTTTAATTATAGATCCAAATTATGGCAATACGGAAAACATCCTTCTGAAATTATGCCTGATTTGCTTCAATACAGTACGATTACTGTTGCTGATCTTGATGCAATTGAAATTTATTTCGGAATCAAAACCGATAAAAATGAATCAGATGAAAATCGCTTTCAGAAAACATTCGAATTATTAAAAGTCAAAATGCCTTTTCTAAAAACATTAGCAATGAGTTTTAGAAAATCTGATGGACCGGCGCATTTATACAAAGGTTTACTGATTCATGACGATAATTTTTATCAAACCCAAGAACACAAAATACATGTTGTAACGGATCAAATTGGTTCCGGAGATGCTTTCAATGCAGGATTATTATACGGATTATCAAATAAATTTTCTGGACAGGAATCTATCGAATGGGCAACAGCTTGTGGCGTAATCAAACAAAGTATTCACGGAGATTTTGCCATTACAAATGAAAACGAAATAAGTCATTTCATCAAAAATGGCTCAAGTAATAGAATTAACAGATAA
- a CDS encoding SusD/RagB family nutrient-binding outer membrane lipoprotein, giving the protein MKKITILYITGILLGSMTSCTKDFEEINTNPNVVEKPNPNFLFSRAQLDGLNNNYFFTNILECGGMLQHYATYKEASGVGDKYLSNEVYYSAYFNQIYPTALNETQIVIDAVKDNANDSNKLNIARIWKAYLYHRITDLYGDIPYSEAAKANSTQVFLPKYDTQEFIYKDLLKELDEAATALDPAKPSFGKADFIYDGDVAKWKKFSYSLMLRLGLRLSKVDATLSKTWVTKAIAGGLILNGSDNAIMKYTDGPNDFNRNPVGFDARRQDFTNGSYGQKNVEGGKLAKTFIDLLKNTADPRISVYAGVWEGTTQNTSAAVQKGFPNGTKNAPTPIEQATYSEPNQSTIFKYDAPLVLLSNAETNLYLAEAAVRGWYSGETDKDLYEKGVKASFLNMGIYGAAYAIPDATPYLTTNPYNTAGSTEAKMNQIHTQIYVALFVDEQEIYANWRRTGYPVLVPVNFPGNVTNGTIPRRLKYSTSEYSVNSTNLAEAVKRQGEDSFTTKIWWDK; this is encoded by the coding sequence ATGAAAAAGATAACCATATTATACATAACAGGAATACTTTTAGGAAGTATGACATCCTGTACAAAAGATTTCGAAGAAATCAACACAAACCCTAATGTTGTTGAAAAACCAAATCCGAATTTTCTTTTCAGCCGAGCACAATTGGATGGTTTAAACAACAATTACTTTTTTACCAATATTCTTGAATGCGGAGGAATGCTGCAACATTATGCCACATATAAAGAAGCTTCTGGTGTGGGAGATAAATATTTGAGTAATGAAGTTTATTATTCTGCTTATTTCAATCAGATATATCCAACAGCTCTAAATGAAACTCAAATCGTAATTGATGCAGTAAAAGATAATGCAAACGATAGTAACAAACTAAATATTGCCAGAATCTGGAAAGCATATTTGTATCATAGAATTACAGATTTATACGGAGACATTCCTTATTCTGAAGCTGCAAAAGCAAATAGTACACAAGTATTTCTTCCAAAATATGATACTCAGGAATTCATATACAAAGATTTATTAAAAGAACTTGACGAAGCTGCAACTGCATTAGATCCAGCGAAACCAAGTTTTGGTAAAGCAGATTTTATCTATGACGGAGATGTTGCAAAATGGAAAAAATTCTCTTATTCTTTAATGCTTCGTTTAGGATTAAGATTAAGTAAAGTTGATGCTACCCTATCAAAAACATGGGTTACAAAAGCGATTGCGGGCGGATTAATCCTTAACGGAAGTGACAATGCAATCATGAAATATACAGATGGTCCAAATGATTTTAACAGAAACCCTGTTGGTTTTGACGCCAGAAGACAAGATTTCACAAATGGATCATACGGTCAAAAAAATGTTGAAGGCGGAAAATTAGCTAAAACATTCATCGATTTATTAAAAAATACTGCCGATCCAAGAATTAGTGTTTATGCAGGAGTTTGGGAAGGAACAACACAAAATACAAGTGCCGCGGTTCAAAAAGGTTTTCCTAACGGAACTAAAAATGCTCCAACACCAATTGAACAAGCAACTTATTCTGAGCCTAATCAAAGTACTATTTTTAAATACGATGCGCCACTTGTGCTTTTGAGCAATGCCGAAACTAATTTATACCTGGCCGAAGCTGCCGTAAGAGGATGGTATTCTGGTGAAACCGATAAAGATCTATATGAAAAAGGCGTAAAAGCTTCTTTCTTAAACATGGGAATTTACGGAGCCGCTTATGCAATTCCTGATGCAACACCATATTTAACAACTAATCCATATAATACAGCAGGATCAACAGAAGCAAAAATGAATCAGATTCATACTCAGATTTATGTTGCTTTATTTGTAGACGAACAAGAAATTTATGCCAACTGGAGAAGAACGGGTTATCCGGTTTTAGTTCCGGTAAATTTCCCTGGAAACGTTACAAACGGCACAATCCCAAGACGTTTGAAATATTCTACAAGTGAATATTCAGTGAATTCAACTAACTTAGCTGAAGCAGTTAAACGCCAGGGCGAAGATAGTTTTACAACCAAAATCTGGTGGGATAAATAA
- a CDS encoding RidA family protein gives MNLLPQEKFETLGLSLPPAPQPLGIYKPYLVDGKYLYLSGHGPVNDDKSLIIGRIGDDMDIEEGKLAARQVGLTMLSTIVTNFGSLNKVKRVIKVLGMVNCNGEFLRHPYVINGCSELFAEVWGQENGIGVRSAVGMGSLPDNIPVEVEAVFELY, from the coding sequence ATGAATTTATTACCACAAGAAAAATTTGAAACATTAGGCTTATCATTACCGCCGGCGCCTCAGCCACTTGGTATTTATAAACCTTATTTAGTTGATGGTAAATATTTATACCTTTCAGGTCATGGACCTGTTAATGACGACAAATCCTTAATCATTGGCCGAATTGGTGATGATATGGATATCGAAGAAGGAAAATTAGCAGCAAGACAAGTCGGATTAACAATGCTTTCTACAATTGTAACCAATTTTGGAAGCCTGAATAAAGTAAAACGTGTTATAAAAGTTTTAGGAATGGTCAATTGTAATGGTGAATTCCTGAGACATCCGTATGTAATAAACGGTTGTAGCGAATTGTTTGCTGAAGTTTGGGGACAAGAAAACGGAATTGGAGTAAGAAGCGCCGTAGGAATGGGTTCTTTACCGGACAATATTCCTGTTGAAGTTGAAGCCGTTTTCGAATTATATTAA
- a CDS encoding gluconate:H+ symporter — translation MSILILTACIAFLIIQIAWLKINPFIAFIITALLAGLFLGLPIETLSQTVQKGLGEMLGSITLIIVFGTCIGKLTVSSGAANVIAKTVMGWTGKKYVRLGLMITGFIVGIPLFYSVGFVLLVPLIFSVAHQFKLSKVYLGIPMLASLSVAHGFLPPHPSPMALSSILNADIGLVLVYGIIIAIPTIFIAGLLFSNLLKNIKTESDHEILNVEEIINEGKQPSFSLSLFSALFPVFGLTLTSILPMLSKNETLVNICKTVGEPSMIMLISLLICTYTLGIRMNRSITSVMDDYAVAIKDVALIVLIVGGAGGLKEVMIVSGVNETIVASLTQTNIHPYLLAWMMAAIIRVCVGSATAAGLMTASVLLPLLQTTGLDPNLLVLSVGAGSLMCSHVNDPSFWMFKEYFNISLKDTFKSWTVMESLVSVLGIIFVFILNSIIH, via the coding sequence ATGAGCATTTTAATTCTTACGGCATGCATTGCGTTTTTAATCATTCAGATAGCTTGGCTTAAAATCAATCCGTTTATTGCCTTTATCATAACAGCTCTGTTAGCAGGTCTTTTTTTAGGCCTGCCAATAGAAACTTTATCCCAAACCGTACAAAAAGGTTTAGGCGAAATGTTAGGATCTATCACTTTGATTATTGTTTTCGGAACCTGCATTGGTAAACTCACCGTTTCATCAGGCGCCGCCAATGTCATTGCCAAAACAGTTATGGGATGGACGGGCAAAAAATATGTTCGTCTTGGCTTAATGATTACCGGATTTATTGTTGGGATACCTCTATTTTATAGTGTTGGATTTGTTTTGTTAGTTCCATTAATCTTCTCAGTAGCCCATCAATTTAAGCTTTCAAAAGTATATCTCGGTATTCCAATGCTGGCGTCGCTTTCAGTAGCACACGGTTTTTTGCCTCCACATCCGTCTCCAATGGCTTTAAGCAGTATTTTAAATGCTGATATAGGACTCGTTTTAGTCTACGGAATCATCATTGCTATTCCAACAATTTTTATTGCAGGTTTATTGTTTTCGAATTTATTAAAAAACATCAAAACCGAATCAGATCATGAAATTTTGAATGTCGAAGAAATCATAAACGAAGGAAAACAACCAAGTTTCTCCTTGAGTTTATTCTCTGCTTTATTTCCGGTTTTCGGATTAACGCTGACTTCGATACTACCAATGCTTTCAAAAAATGAAACTTTAGTTAACATATGCAAAACCGTTGGAGAACCAAGTATGATTATGCTGATTTCTCTATTAATCTGTACGTATACTTTAGGAATCAGAATGAACAGAAGCATCACATCAGTAATGGATGATTACGCCGTTGCGATAAAAGATGTTGCTTTGATTGTTCTAATTGTTGGTGGAGCCGGCGGTTTAAAAGAAGTTATGATCGTAAGTGGTGTAAACGAAACCATTGTAGCATCATTAACACAAACAAACATTCATCCGTATTTATTGGCCTGGATGATGGCGGCAATCATACGCGTTTGTGTTGGATCTGCAACAGCGGCCGGATTAATGACTGCCAGCGTTTTATTACCTTTGTTACAAACTACCGGTCTCGATCCCAACCTCTTAGTTCTATCTGTTGGAGCCGGAAGCTTAATGTGCTCACACGTAAACGATCCAAGTTTCTGGATGTTCAAAGAATATTTTAATATCAGCCTGAAAGATACGTTCAAATCATGGACCGTCATGGAATCTCTCGTATCTGTTTTAGGAATCATTTTCGTTTTTATTTTAAACTCTATAATACATTAA